The genomic stretch CAAGTGCGAATCCACAAGTTTGTAGAGACCGACGAAATTTGCGCAGCGACGAAGGCAATGGTAGCACCAAGCCAATAGTACCATGGGCCCATAGCCCTCAGGTACATCATAATAATGCTTAGCTTGACACCGCCTTCGGCCTTTGTCTCTTCCTGTGAGTTGCTAGCTGGCATCTTTTTCTTATCCGGTTTGCCGTTGAGGGTGACATTGGCGTCTCCGTTAGTATGGTCGGCTTCGCCGTCTGTTTCTTCGTCCGAGAGAGCTTGGGAAGGAGATTTTGACGTTCCACGGGAGGCGGGCCGCGATTTGGTGAGGTCCTCCGAGAGTTTTCCAGATTTGATGACTTCGTCTGCTGTACCTTGCGCGACAATCCGCCCGTTTTCGAGTGCCACCACAAACTCAGCGTGTGGCAAGCAAAGGCTGACATTGTGCGTGACCAAGATGCAAGTGCGATTAGCCATGAGAGGGCCGTGGAGCGCGTATTGGAAGATCCATTTGGCGGTGTGGGCGTCAACAGCACTGAGAACATCGTCCAGAAGTACATGCCGGGCTTTGCTGTAGAGCGCACGAGCAAGCGAGATGCGTTGCTTCTGGCCTCCGGAAAGGGTCACACCCTTTTCACCTACCACTGTCTCGTCACCAGCGTCAAGAATCTCCAAATCCCTCTTCAAGGAGCATGCGTCAATGACATCGTTGTAGCGTTTCTGGTCCCAATCACTTGCGAACACAATGTTGTCCTTGACAGTACCGTTCACCAGCCAGGCTTGTTGAGCACAGTAGGCTATGCTTTCCGTGAGTCCCGTGTCAGGGTTCGGTGTCAAGTCTTCTCGGCTGGCCCCTCCGGGCAAGTAAACATCGCCCTTGAGCTTTGTCATCTCGCCAAGCAGTCCCATGAGCAGTGAAGTCTTTCCGCAACCAGTAGGTCCCACCACGACGTTCAGTTTGCCGACGTGGAAATTCAGGTTCAGGTCCATGAGTTTGAACGCGTCTGCAGCTGCTTGGTCGGCCATGTCGGTACCACCCCAGCTGAATGTACCATTTTCGAATCCAATGATGGGCTCGCCGTCTTCATCCTTCTTCTCGGTGACAAGTTGCGAGTATTTGTCTGTTTCGGGCTCCAATAGATACTCCTCAATACGGTCGACGGACACTTTCGATTCTTGGACGTGCGCGACCATATCGGCAAGCTGGTCCAGAGGGATTCGAAGAATCTGAAAGAGTGAAAGAGCAGTGAAGGCGACAGATGGGATCAGAGCTTTGTGCTCGACATTCGTGTAGACTAAGAATGACAGAAACGTGATCAATACAGGTGAGCCTGACCAAATAGTGGCAGCTACAGCCCACAGTATGTACCGACGACGGAGATGTTTCAGCTCAACGTAACGCTTCTCATTCACCAAACCAATGAAGCGCTGCTCCCAGGCGAAGAACTTGATAATCCGGATGTTGGTTAGGACCTCGTTGGTCGTATGGATACGCGCATCGGTAGCAGCAAGGATAAGCTTCTGGATCTTGGAAAACTGTCCCGCGACATACATGTTGATCGGGAGTAGAAAGATCATAGTCCCAATACCAGCAATTGAGCTATACCCCAAGATGCGGTAAAGTAGGTAAACGGCTACGACGACTTGAACTGGAGTGTTCGCCCACAGGAAATGTAGATAAGCGCAGATCTCGCTGACCTTGAAGGCATCCACAGCCATGAGGTTGATGATGGCGCCGGTGGTGACCTGAGCATCCGATGCTGGTTTCGCTTCTTCTCCGTCTTTGGCCGTGGTGgcagccttcttcttcttcttcccaAAGTTCAAAAAGCGCTTCAATCCTTTGGGCTCGTCTTCCTGCTCCtgttttttcttttcttcgcCCAATACCTTGTCGGTCGTAGCCGCTGCTCTACGCTTGAGTGCCTTTGCGTAGATTTCGCCAATGATGACAGCGCGTAGTCGAATGCAGATCTTGCGACCAAGCCAGAGGGCCTGGCCGTCGGCCAGTGCGGATAAACTACCAGAGACGAAGAGTAAAATGACGTAGAACCAGGCAGCATTTGCAGGTGTAAGGTCGGGCTTCTCAACGTACTCGAGAATAACTTTGAGGAGCAGCGTCGGTGCAAAAGTAAGGAAGCCGGACATGGCAGCCCATCCTGCTTGAATAAGTAGGCCGCGCTTGAAATGCTTGAGCAAGTGGTAGGCTAGGCTCGATGTCTTCTTGACCTGGCGGTAGTTCGCAATGACGGCTGCAGCCTTGTCTTTTGCAGGCAGGTTCCAAACATCGGTAAGCTCATATGTCTTCATGTATCCCGTCCAGACGATAGGATCCACCCAGCTGAACGTGGCGAGCGAGAAGACACTTGCGACAGGTTCACGGGCTGGTGCAATATCCCCTTCATATTCCAATTCTACTGCCTTGTTACCCTTCCTAGAGCATAGCGAGATGAGAAACAGTAGTGAAACGAGAGCGAAGTCGCCGATCATAAGCTTCTGGTGTATGTGCGAGCGAGGGTGTATGATGGCCGATCGAAACAGCAGGACGCTGAAGAGCCACTGGAAGCCGTAGATGAAGGCAGTGTGATACCATAGCATGGGGAAAGAAAATCTACTTGTGCTAGAGAAGAGCAGGCGTAGTGAGGCCAGGGTGGCGATGTAGGCCCATACGGCGACACTAGCAATAGCCGCGATTCTTCCATGACGGCCCCAGACGTTGGTGATGAGGATGGCGACATGGAGCCCTAGCTGGGCCAATACCGCGACTTCCTCGAGTATCACGACCGTAAGCTCCCCGCGGGGCTTGTTCACAGCGATTGTGGACAGTGTGTTTGTGGCGTGGAGGGCGAGATTTTCATTATGATGGATTACGTCGTCGGCATCGTCGTCGTTTGCATCGCCATTGTAGCGAGGGCTCCGGAAAGACCAGATATTGGCCGGGTCATCGAGGGCGCTGTAGGCGTGGTAGTATCTTGATGTTGCGGCGGCCAAGTAGAGCTGGACGAGCAGGTAAAGGACGGAGATGCCGCATACGATAAGAGGGAGTAATGTTTGGAGATAGCTGTAGCGGGTCAGTGACTCAGTTCGGCTTGTTTGTGGTGGCGCATGGCTGGCAGGGCTGCAACGGCATCTAAGACGGGCGTGTCGCATGGCTGCGCATGGCTGAAAAGAAGCACATACTCTTGCTCAAAACATGTGGAAAAGTCGTCTCTGCGCCAGAACGGAGCTTTGCAGTGGGCAAACATGATGCGCACAGTTGTACACAATCTGCCGTGACCTGTCGTGGTGTTTGATTGCCCCCAGCACTCGCGCTCGTTATTGATGGGAGTCGAAGCGCATTGGAATCGGCAAGAGCGACTGAGGAAAAAGTACTGTGCCGGGCCCGAGTAAACAAACAACGGGCAAGGACGTTGGAGCTCCGGAGTCCGGGATCCGGGATttggtgttttgcgtacaGTAAGGAAGATGCTGCTTGACTTGCCCGTGCTAGTCGCCGCAAGAGCCTTCAATGTTTCCAGATGCCCTGTGCACTGACCTTCACACGCGCAGACGGGAGTAGAGGTGTGATGTAATCAGAAGTAGATCCGACGTACTACCGAGGCACAATCCCATCAGATAAGGAGGGCCTTTAGATAGGACGGCACACAACGTCCCCGCAGTACGACGTATAGGTATAACTACCGTTACCACTGCGACTGTATCGACTGGACAATCTGCTGCGACTGCGACTGCGACTGCGACTGCGACTGCGACTGCGACTGCGGGCTGAGTGCTTGACTCATGAAGGCGCTTTCGTCGACGTCGTGCGGAAAAGGGCGAAAGGGCGCATCCGGGGTGGGCTTGTCACAGGACCGGCCTTTTGTACTCTCAGTGTCCTCGCTCACTCCTCTgcacctccacctccaccttCACACGACCATgtcctgctcctgctcctgctccaTTTGTTTGTCAGGTGCCGTAGAATCCCTGGCTTCAGGCCTTCAGGCCCTCCCGCAGCGCATTGAGATGGCGCAAGCCTCTGATTTCCTGCCGCCACCTGTCCGGACAAGGTGGGCAAGTCATCCACCATTGCACTGATCTTAGCACGCTCGTAGTATCGTCGCGAGCGTCGCCGTGCAGCTGCTGTGCATGCAGCCTGCAACGCTGCGTGAGATGCTAATAGCTTGCGTGTGTGCGCTGCTGTTCTAGTCGGTGAGAGGTGTGTACCCAAATGGGTAAATGCTATCGCCGCCATCAGCGGCAAACAAAACAAATATCGCGCCTTCTTTGCTTTCTCTAGCTTGGACAACAAGGAAAGTCAATCTTACCATCCCCCTGTGTTGCTCGCATATTCTCTACCACGCCTCACTTCAACACAAACGTCCTGCAGTTGATCGAGGCGAGCCCGTTGGCAACTGCGCAAGCCTGTGTTGTATCCCTCACACAAATATTGCGCTTTTCAAAGACATAGCGACACAGGGAAACATGTCACCCAGACTATCATCATATCATGTGTCACATCGTTGGCTTCTGCGACTACAGGTTGTAGCAAGTGCTAGCCCTGCACGTGATGTCGGCCTAACACCCGCCGATTCGAGAATCTCATAGGCCTGGTATCCGGAACGGTAGGACCCATACTCTTGGTGACCTTCTAGGAATCCTGTGGCTGTCATGTCAACGACTGTGTGACGGGCAAATGTAGGTCTTCTACCGGTAGATTCGTCCGACGGGTTGCAGGTGTCATTGTCGTAACAGAATTGGGTAAGAGAATCAGAGGTACCGCTAACTTAGCTGCGGAAGTCGGCGGGCTGCGCTCTTGGCCTTTTCCTCAATCCctattgagaagctggcactattagtagtagtatgactacctaatagagcgctctctaaggcacaacggtagtggtggtacagattcgtattgtattgactaaggagctattcacacgttcgtagatccgtgttgcgtgcagctgcgtccaagctccccgctaggacccacctgcacgtgtcaccaatcatgtgactactcctccgcttgataccaccaagtcacttacggactgtattctcaacaatcCCTAACTAAATAGGTGCATTCCAAGAAGGCCAAATCTCAATTTACGATGGGAGTCCACTTTCCGATGTATTCCCTTGCCGTCCCACGGTCAGCCTCCTGACCCATTCCATCCGAACTTCGACATGAGCATCTCAACTTCAGCATCTTGTCCCACGCAAGCTACCAAACCCGCCGCCGCACACAATCTGCATGCACAACCTGCATGCCCTGACACTCGTCTTTACATTCGACGATCGATCCAACGCCATATACGCCATATGGTCCGCACCGCCCCCATTGAAGCTGTGGGGACGTCTGACATACGCTAGCGGCATTACTGTGAATTCCAAGCGAAGAGCGCCCGTAATAAGCTATGCACATCGAATGCTGCGCCCCTCCGCCCGCCTGACATGACGGCAAACTTCATAAACGACAGCCTGAGTCAGTTAACAAGCTTTGCACGAAGTTGCCGCGGTTATGGATGGTGCGGATACACGCCTAGTGACATCGTGACAAAACGTAGTACAACCGCCTTGTTTAACTCACCCCATTTGTGGTGCGCGGCTAAACCAAACCCACCAAAATGTGTGCATGTTCTGGTAAACGGCAGCATGTCTCTGAATACCCGCGGCACCAACATGTCAGCATCTCGTATCCCACGCGTGTTTTAATGTGATCTTCTTCAGATTTTCCGTAGTGTATGGATCACCCCTTTGCAACGGCCCGAGTCTGGGGGATGTTCTGGGGCGTGTTGGCACTGGTGGCTTACGTTTGGCATATGTTTGGAGTAATTTTCAGGCGCCGAGCGTCATTACAGCGGTTTGGGGTGGGTTGAAGGCCCTCTGATAAAGGCAAATGTGCGGCGCATCAGTCGGCATCATCACGGCGGATCCAACAGCTATCAGCAAGGACGAGAACATGGCACTGGCACAATATAAAAACGAGAGGATGGTCGTGTTAGCAGATGTACGGCAATACTTTCGTTCACTACCTACACCATGCCTTCTCCACTCTCTACCGTTGTGCTTCTTGCATCCCTTGTTTCTAGCGCCCTATCAGCTCCATCCCAGTATGACTTTAGCAAGATCGATCCCAGCCAGATCATTCAAAGGGATGTCGTTGTCGTTGGAGCCGGCTCCGCTGGTCTCCACGCTGCTATCAACC from Pyrenophora tritici-repentis strain M4 chromosome 1, whole genome shotgun sequence encodes the following:
- a CDS encoding MdlB, ABC-type multidrug transport system, ATPase and permease component, whose product is MFAHCKAPFWRRDDFSTCFEQDYLQTLLPLIVCGISVLYLLVQLYLAAATSRYYHAYSALDDPANIWSFRSPRYNGDANDDDADDVIHHNENLALHATNTLSTIAVNKPRGELTVVILEEVAVLAQLGLHVAILITNVWGRHGRIAAIASVAVWAYIATLASLRLLFSSTSRFSFPMLWYHTAFIYGFQWLFSVLLFRSAIIHPRSHIHQKLMIGDFALVSLLFLISLCSRKGNKAVELEYEGDIAPAREPVASVFSLATFSWVDPIVWTGYMKTYELTDVWNLPAKDKAAAVIANYRQVKKTSSLAYHLLKHFKRGLLIQAGWAAMSGFLTFAPTLLLKVILEYVEKPDLTPANAAWFYVILLFVSGSLSALADGQALWLGRKICIRLRAVIIGEIYAKALKRRAAATTDKVLGEEKKKQEQEDEPKGLKRFLNFGKKKKKAATTAKDGEEAKPASDAQVTTGAIINLMAVDAFKVSEICAYLHFLWANTPVQVVVAVYLLYRILGYSSIAGIGTMIFLLPINMYVAGQFSKIQKLILAATDARIHTTNEVLTNIRIIKFFAWEQRFIGLVNEKRYVELKHLRRRYILWAVAATIWSGSPVLITFLSFLVYTNVEHKALIPSVAFTALSLFQILRIPLDQLADMVAHVQESKVSVDRIEEYLLEPETDKYSQLVTEKKDEDGEPIIGFENGTFSWGGTDMADQAAADAFKLMDLNLNFHVGKLNVVVGPTGCGKTSLLMGLLGEMTKLKGDVYLPGGASREDLTPNPDTGLTESIAYCAQQAWLVNGTVKDNIVFASDWDQKRYNDVIDACSLKRDLEILDAGDETVVGEKGVTLSGGQKQRISLARALYSKARHVLLDDVLSAVDAHTAKWIFQYALHGPLMANRTCILVTHNVSLCLPHAEFVVALENGRIVAQGTADEVIKSGKLSEDLTKSRPASRGTSKSPSQALSDEETDGEADHTNGDANVTLNGKPDKKKMPASNSQEETKAEGGVKLSIIMMYLRAMGPWYYWLGATIAFVAAQISSVSTNLWIRTWANAYADKGYAAMGSHHRSPVTHVPTLSGMGTCLNSATCSWNFPFFAQQEQQSFSYSPMQTTFGASESDVNSVYFLVVYAVLGLIFMLITFLREGFLFGGSLAASRRVHERLIQKVTHAKFRFFDQTPLGQLMNRFSKDIEAVDQEVAPVAIGVVHCFASIITIVILISVITPEFLIAAFFISIIYFLIGRFYINSSRDLKRLESVHRSPLYQQFGETLSGMTTIRAYGDERRFIRENLNKINTQHRPFIYLWAANRWLAFRVDVVGAMVAFFSGAFVVLSVGRIDAGAAGLALTYAVTFTENVLWFVRLYSANEQNMNSVERVKEYLDVDQEAPSVIPANRPPSNWPSKGSVEFINYSTRYRADFDLVLKHLTFKILPGEKVGVVGRTGAGKSSMALALFRALEAEQGKILIDDIDIGLIGLHDLRENVVMVPQDPTLFTGTIRSNLDPFSIFTDEEIYTALREVNLISTLSRPTSGIATPTEEATPRRAIEIPIPPTGAVTTEVNSSYSAATTNPGSILAKCDWDRGETQDDTIVVMPNGHVAGRDDAAAAAAMETDNKNPFKNLNSPVSESGSNLSQGQRQLLCLARALLKAPKVLLMDEATASIDYATDAKIQETIRQIKNTTITIAHRLQTIIDYDKVLVLDKGEILEYGHPYDLIRIADGSFRSMCETSGELEALTSTAKTAYETKHSPTEE